In Vitis riparia cultivar Riparia Gloire de Montpellier isolate 1030 chromosome 19, EGFV_Vit.rip_1.0, whole genome shotgun sequence, the following proteins share a genomic window:
- the LOC117908582 gene encoding procyclic form-specific polypeptide B1-alpha-like: protein MEISEKLLKFKFPILFAFVLFLLISCLFILAPSFVTIIAYFWPLLLSTALFLVAVLVFARTSPPDIDSSVDKAGEGLLDFVAGKPEPQPDLESEPEPEPDPELEPELEPEPIPAGESLKSE from the coding sequence ATGGAGATCTCAGAAAAGCTACTCAAGTTCAAATTCCCCATCCTCTTCGCCTTTGTTCTCTTCCTCCTCATCTCCTGCCTCTTCATCTTAGCCCCCAGCTTCGTCACCATCATCGCCTATTTTTGGCCCCTCCTTCTCTCCACTGCCCTCTTTCTCGTCGCCGTCCTCGTATTCGCCCGCACCTCCCCTCCAGATATTGACTCATCCGTCGACAAGGCCGGGGAAGGCCTCCTCGACTTCGTTGCTGGCAAGCCGGAGCCCCAACCAGATCTAGAGTCAGAGCCCGaacccgaacccgatccggaaCTGGAACCGGAACTGGAACCGGAACCGATACCCGCCGGAGAGAGCTTGAAGTCTGAGTAA